A genomic window from Chanodichthys erythropterus isolate Z2021 chromosome 1, ASM2448905v1, whole genome shotgun sequence includes:
- the rhogd gene encoding ras homolog gene family, member Gd produces MQTIKCVVVGDGAVGKTCLLISYTTNAFPEEYIPTVFDNYSAQMSVDGRTVSLNLWDTAGQEEYDRLRTLSYPQTNVFIICFSIGSPSSFANVRHKWHPEVSHHCPSVPILLVGTKRDLRSDTETVKKLKEQGLAPTTNQQGGALAKQIGAVKYLECSALLQEGVREVFVEAVRAVLYPVTKKNTKKCMLL; encoded by the coding sequence ATGCAGACTATTAAGTGTGTTGTGGTGGGTGACGGGGCGGTAGGCAAGACGTGCCTCCTTATTTCTTACACGACAAACGCCTTTCCCGAGGAGTACATCCCCACTGTGTTTGACAACTATAGCGCTCAGATGAGCGTCGATGGCCGTACGGTCAGCCTCAACCTTTGGGACACAGCAGGGCAGGAGGAGTATGACCGTCTGCGCACGCTGTCCTACCCACAAACGAACGTCTTCATTATTTGCTTCTCCATCGGAAGCCCTTCATCATTCGCCAACGTTCGCCATAAGTGGCACCCGGAGGTGTCTCACCACTGTCCCAGCGTGCCCATCCTTCTGGTGGGCACCAAGAGGGATCTGCGTTCAGATACGGAAACGGTTAAGAAGCTGAAGGAGCAAGGGCTCGCGCCCACTACCAATCAGCAGGGCGGCGCGCTGGCCAAACAGATCGGCGCCGTCAAGTACCTGGAATGCTCTGCGCTCCTCCAGGAGGGTGTGCGGGAGGTGTTCGTGGAGGCTGTTCGTGCAGTGCTCTACCCTGTTACCAAAAAGAATACCAAGAAGTGTATGCTCTTATAG